From the genome of Gorilla gorilla gorilla isolate KB3781 chromosome 4, NHGRI_mGorGor1-v2.1_pri, whole genome shotgun sequence, one region includes:
- the PIP4K2B gene encoding phosphatidylinositol 5-phosphate 4-kinase type-2 beta isoform X2, producing MLMPDDFKAYSKIKVDNHLFNKENLPSRFKFKEYCPMVFRNLRERFGIDDQDYQNSVTRSAPINSDSQGRCGTRFLTTYDRRFVIKTVSSEDVAEMHNILKKYHQFIVECHGNTLLPQFLGMYRLTVDGVETYMVVTRNVFSHRLTVHRKYDLKGSTVAREASDKEKAKDLPTFKDNDFLNEGQKLHVGEESKKNFLEKLKRDVEFLAQLKIMDYSLLVGIHDVDRAEQEEMEVEERAEDEECENDGVGGNLLCSYGTPPDSPGNLLSFPRFFGPGEFDPSVDVYAMKSHESSPKKEVYFMAIIDILTPYDTKKKAAHAAKTVKHGAGAEISTVNPEQYSKRFNEFMSNILT from the exons ATGCTAATGCCAGATGACTTCAAAGCCTACAGTAAGATCAAGGTGGACAATCATCTCTTCAATAA GGAGAACCTGCCCAGCCGCTTTAAGTTTAAGGAGTATTGTCCCATGGTGTTCCGAAACCTTCGGGAGAGGTTTGGAATTGATGATCAGGATTACCAG AATTCAGTAACGCGCAGCGCCCCCATCAACAGTGACAGCCAGGGCCGGTGTGGCACGCGTTTCCTCACCACCTACGACCGGCGCTTTGTCATCAAGACTGTGTCCAGCGAGGACGTGGCGGAGATGCACAACATCTTAAAGAAATACCACCAG tttaTAGTGGAGTGTCATGGCAACACGCTTTTGCCACAGTTCCTGGGCATGTACCGCCTGACCGTGGATGGTGTGGAAACCTACATGGTGGTTACCAGGAACGTGTTCAGCCATCGGCTCACTGTGCATCGCAAGTATGACCTCAAG GGTTCTACGGTTGCCAGAGAAGCGAGCGACAAGGAGAAG GCCAAGGACTTGCCAACATTCAAAGACAATGACTTCCTCAATGAAGGGCAGAAGCTGCATGTGGGAGAGGAGAGTAAAAAGAACTTCCTGGAGAAACTGAAGCGGGACGTTGAG TTCTTGGCACAGCTGAAGATCATGGACTACAGCCTGCTGGTGGGCATCCACGACGTGGACCGGGCAGAGCAGgaggagatggaggtggaggagCGGGCAGAGGACGAGGAGTGTGAGAATGATGGGGTGGGCGGCAACCTACTCTGCTCCTATGGCACACCTCCGGACAGCCCTGGCAACCTCCTCAGCTTTCCTCGGTTCTTTGGTCCTGGGGAATTCGACCCCTCTGTTGATGTCTATGCCATGAAAAGCCATGAAA GTTCCCCCAAGAAGGAGGTGTATTTCATGGCCATCATCGATATCCTCACGCCATACGATACGAAGAAGAAAGCTGCACATGCTGCCAAAACGGTGAAACACGGG GCAGGGGCCGAGATCTCGACTGTGAACCCTGAGCAGTACTCCAAACGCTTCAACGAGTTTATGTCCAACATCCTGACGTAG